A single region of the Brassica rapa cultivar Chiifu-401-42 chromosome A03, CAAS_Brap_v3.01, whole genome shotgun sequence genome encodes:
- the LOC103859597 gene encoding polynucleotide 3'-phosphatase ZDP isoform X1, whose product MVLASFVSRHSHSLPPLIIHHSNLFLRQRGRNHLSHRYIWTTTPNNISPEKMPIVAEYAKSNRSSCKACSKSIASKTLRLGLISKGPGGFDMTRWHHLNCFPTESESIASVDDIKGVSALEKDDQDALAKLVEQCGDPAKEQVDEKVEEIEHLATDDLSGEKIKETKGSSKVIAEYAKSSRSSCKKCSQTIAAKELRLGLVTRDSREFDMTKWHHRGCFPVESDPIDSVEDIGGFSSLQSGDQDALKELVQQCENKTLLTEETNKRKHSQVGEMVEKDEVHTNTSQPTTRKPKMNTSESTSQVVAEVEISLSASDVKEKYRDASLLPKWKAFETVIFLERDDGLNDSEKIAAFDFDGCLTKTSVKIVGADAWSLMYPSIPEKLQSLHSQGYKLVIFTNESNIDRWKNKRQAAVDSKIGRLNSFIKRVEVPVQVFIACGVASSGGKDDLYRKPKAGMWQLMKKHFNSGIEIDMDKSFYVGDAAGRKGDHSDADIKFAQANGLKFYTPEEYFIS is encoded by the exons ATGGTTTTAGCCTCCTTCGTCTCTCGCCACTCTCACTCTCTCCCTCCTTTGATCATCCATCACTCCAATCTCTTTCTCCGTCAACGAGGACGAAACCATCTCTCCCACCGTTACATTTGGACAACAACTCCGAACAATATTTCACCGGAGAAAATGCCGATCGTAGCCGAGTACGCGAAGTCGAACCGATCTTCCTGCAAGGCATGCTCGAAGTCAATCGCCTCGAAAACCCTTAGATTAGGATTGATTAGCAAGGGACCTGGCGGGTTCGACATGACCAGATGGCATCATTTGAATTGTTTCCCTACCGAATCGGAGTCGATTGCTTCCGTCGACGATATCAAAGGAGTATCCGCTTTGGAG AAAGATGATCAAGATGCGTTGGCTAAATTGGTGGAACAGTGTGGTGACCCTGCTAAAGAA CAGGTCGATGAGAAGGTGGAAGAGATTGAACATCTCGCAACAGATGATTTAAGTGGGGAGAAGATTAAGGAGACGAAAGGTTCTTCAAAAGTTATTGCTGAGTACGCGAAATCAAGCAGGTCATCGTGCAAGAAGTGCTCTCAGACTATTGCTGCAAAGGAACTGAGATTGGGGCTGGTGACCAGAGACTCTAGGGAATTCGATATGACAAAGTGGCATCACCGGGGCTGTTTCCCCGTTGAATCAGATCCGATTGATTCTGTAGAGGACATTGGTGGATTTTCATCACTGCAG AGTGGTGATCAGGATGCATTAAAGGAGTTGGTCCAACAATGCGAGAACAAGACCTTG CTGACGGAGGAGACAAACAAGAGAAAACATTCTCAG GTTGGGGAAATGGTGGAAAAAGATGAAGTGCATACCAACACGAGCCAACCTACTACTAGAAAACCTAAG ATGAACACCAGTGAGTCAACTTCTCAGGTCGTAGCTGAAGTAGAAATCTCTCTTTCTGCATCTGATGTGAAGGAAAAGTACAGG GATGCCAGTCTATTGCCGAAGTGGAAAGCGTTTGAGACTGTAATATTCCTTGAGCGG GATGATGGTCTTAATGATTCAGAGAAGATAGCTGCATTTGATTTTGATGGATGCCTAACAAAAACATCCGTGAAAAT TGTAGGTGCAGATGCATGGTCTCTTATGTATCCTTCTATACCTGAGAAACTACAAAGTCTTCATAGTCAAGGCTACAAGCTG GTTATTTTCACGAATGAGTCCAACATTGATCGGTGGAAGAACAAAAGACAAGCTGCTGTGGACTCGAAAATTGGACGCCTCAACAGTTTTATCAAGCGCGTGGAGGTCCCTGTTCAG GTGTTTATAGCCTGTGGAGTCGCAAGTTCTGGTGGTAAAGATGACCTTTACCGCAAACCCAAGGCTGGAATGTGGCAACTCATGAAGAAACACTTTAACTCTGGAATTGAAATTGATATGGATAA ATCGTTCTACGTTGGGGATGCAGCCGGAAGAAAAGGCGATCACAGCGACGCAGATATAAAATTTGCACAG GCAAATGGATTGAAGTTTTACACCCCAGAGGAGTACTTTATCTCTTGA
- the LOC103859596 gene encoding protein GRAVITROPIC IN THE LIGHT 1 translates to METVKPLDVASRKGKLRRAFVKAINIKKLTGVVPEVEREKKRQENVNLVKTAPNLSESFDKLEEEHEKTLSMEALLAKLFATVSSIKSSYAQLQYAQSPYDPAGIQKADRLVVSELKTLSELKQSFLKNEFDTNPDITLVLAEIQEMRSLSKTYEIMGKKMECQLKLKDSEIIFLKEKFQESKNQNKLMEKRLNKSNSLDQNHFVIYLNHTVKSIRGFVKTMVEQMKFSAWDVHTAAEAIQPEVFYYKQDHACFAFEHFVCKIMFQGFHLPCFTSEPSSSSSRKTSKETFFERFTELRPMKARECLASRPKSRFSRFCRDKYLRLVHPKMEQAFFGHLHVRNQVSVGEFPETSFCTAFLEMAKRVWLLHCIAFSFDVEASIFQVSKGCRFSEMYMKSVAEESLSESEPRVAFTVVPGFRVGNTLVQCEVYLSVSSQRRT, encoded by the coding sequence ATGGAGACTGTGAAACCATTGGATGTTGCTTCAAGAAAAGGAAAACTCAGACGGGCATTTGTGAAAGCTATCAACATCAAGAAGCTAACCGGTGTTGTTCCGGAAgttgagagagagaagaagagacaaGAAAACGTGAACTTAGTGAAGACTGCTCCAAATCTTTCAGAGTCCTTTGACAAGCTGGAGGAAGAGCATGAGAAAACACTTTCCATGGAAGCTCTTCTTGCAAAGCTGTTTGCTACTGTTTCTTCCATAAAATCAAGTTACGCGCAGCTGCAGTACGCCCAGTCTCCGTATGATCCAGCTGGGATTCAAAAAGCAGACAGGTTGGTCGTGTCAGAGCTGAAGACATTGTCTGAGCTGAAACAGAGTTTCTTGAAGAACGAGTTTGATACTAACCCTGATATAACTCTAGTTCTTGCCGAGATTCAAGAGATGAGAAGCCTCTCGAAGACTTATGAGATCATGGGGAAGAAGATGGAGTGTCAGCTGAAGCTTAAAGACTCTGAGATCATTTTTCTTAAAGAGAAGTTTCAAGAATCCAAGAATCAGAACAAGTTGATGGAGAAGAGACTGAACAAAAGTAATTCACTGGATCAAAATCATTTCGTTATTTATCTAAACCACACCGTCAAATCAATCCGAGGATTCGTTAAAACGATGGTTGAGCAAATGAAGTTCTCTGCTTGGGACGTCCACACGGCGGCTGAAGCGATACAGCCTGAAGTATTCTATTACAAGCAAGACCACGCGTGTTTCGCTTTCGAGCATTTCGTTTGCAAGATCATGTTCCAAGGGTTTCATCTACCTTGCTTCACAAGcgaaccatcatcatcatcatctcggAAGACGAGTAAAGAGACGTTCTTTGAGAGGTTCACGGAGCTTAGACCGATGAAAGCGAGAGAGTGTTTAGCGTCGCGTCCTAAATCAAGATTCTCTAGGTTTTGCAGAGATAAGTATTTGCGACTCGTGCATCCGAAGATGGAGCAGGCTTTCTTCGGACATTTGCATGTGAGAAACCAAGTCTCTGTCGGGGAGTTTCCGGAGACGAGTTTTTGTACCGCGTTTCTTGAAATGGCGAAACGGGTTTGGCTCTTGCATTGtattgcgttctcctttgacgTTGAAGCTTCGATCTTTCAAGTATCTAAGGGTTGCAGATTCTCCGAAATGTACATGAAGAGCGTGGCGGAAGAAAGCTTGTCGGAATCTGAGCCGAGAGTTGCGTTTACTGTGGTTCCTGGTTTTAGAGTTGGGAACACTTTGGTACAGTGCGAGGTTTACCTCTCGGTTTCGAGTCAACGCCGTACGTAA
- the LOC103859598 gene encoding peptide-N4-(N-acetyl-beta-glucosaminyl)asparagine amidase A, producing MSSSSHPPLLLFFFTVFFLSAVADHHDKTRSRLKPPHFSPLFSSSRNATSPTRYFEVKKPPVPSSPQTQQQPCSHQFLHHDFAYTYTKPPVLANYTLPSHCPSQQFSRITLELRSTCRGRQFDRIFGLWLDGAELLRSCTAEPTRNGIVWSVEKDVTKYHSLLVKNRTQTLALYLGNIVDTTYTGVYHVDVFFHYYPPSSGDYDYNSPPRADMIVPISRSLPLNDGLWFEISSSGDSKSKEIKIPRNVYRAVLEVYVSFHENDEFWYGNLPNDFITANNLSTAGGNGPFREVVVTLDGEVAGAVWPFPVVFTGGINPLLWRPVTAIGSFDLPSYDIEMTPFLGSLLDGEGHEFGFSVTNALNVWFVDANLHLWLDGEKEVVEGEVLEVSRSSLEIGSVLDFKGLNGEFETEAKRLVCSKGLVKSSHGEIVTTSRQEFRYVNKMVLGKDGSLQIIDQLIEGEDRVQSKRGSRRIYAAKSVKSFPFYLYSDSLEQEDNTSLEVANVTMGFNEERTESDKVMMRTFKSKVENKQEGQGVMVVKNNLVVNGYGGTQQVYKYVGSDQCYFRNISSFNYDILYDKVEAVCEENTLKMPEHLARLETLTSLLL from the coding sequence atgtcttcttcctctcatcctccactcctcctcttcttcttcaccgtCTTCTTTCTCTCCGCCGTCGCCGATCACCACGACAAAACAAGATCACGTCTCAAACCACCCCACTTCTCTCCCCTCTTCTCCTCCTCCCGAAACGCCACGTCACCAACTCGCTACTTCGAAGTCAAAAAGCCACCCGTCCCCTCTTCTCCTCAAACTCAACAACAACCCTGCTCCCACCAATTCCTCCACCACGACTTCGCCTACACCTACACCAAACCCCCGGTCCTCGCCAACTACACTCTCCCCTCCCACTGCCCTTCCCAGCAATTCTCCAGAATCACCCTCGAGCTCAGATCCACCTGCCGAGGCCGACAGTTCGACCGCATCTTCGGCCTCTGGCTCGACGGCGCAGAGCTTCTCCGCAGCTGCACCGCCGAGCCTACGCGAAACGGCATCGTCTGGTCCGTCGAGAAAGACGTCACTAAATACCACTCCCTCCTCGTCAAGAACCGGACTCAGACCCTCGCTCTCTACCTCGGCAACATCGTCGACACAACCTACACCGGCGTTTACCACGTCGACGTCTTCTTCCATTACTATCCACCATCATCTGGTGATTATGATTACAACTCTCCTCCTCGAGCTGATATGATCGTGCCTATTTCGAGAAGCCTCCCTTTAAACGACGGCCTATGGTTCGAGATCTCGAGTTCGGGTGATTCTAAGAGCAAGGAGATCAAGATCCCTAGGAATGTGTATAGAGCTGTCCTCGAAGTTTATGTTTCTTTCCACGAGAACGATGAGTTTTGGTATGGGAACCTTCCTAACGACTTTATTACAGCTAACAATCTTAGTACAGCTGGTGGTAACGGACCGTTTAGAGAAGTTGTGGTGACACTAGACGGGGAAGTCGCGGGTGCGGTTTGGCCTTTCCCTGTTGTTTTCACCGGTGGGATCAATCCTTTGCTGTGGAGACCCGTGACGGCTATTGGCTCGTTTGATTTGCCTAGTTATGATATCGAGATGACGCCGTTTTTGGGGAGTTTGTTGGATGGGGAAGGTCATGAGTTTGGGTTTAGTGTGACTAACGCGTTGAATGTTTGGTTTGTTGACGCGAATTTGCATCTTTGGTTGGATGGTGAGAAGGAGGTTGTTGAAGGGGAGGTGCTTGAGGTTAGTAGAAGCTCTCTGGAGATTGGTTCTGTGTTAGATTTCAAGGGGTTGAATGGAGAGTTTGAGACGGAGGCTAAGAGGTTGGTATGTTCGAAAGGTTTGGTCAAGTCTTCTCATGGGGAGATTGTGACCACTTCTCGTCAAGAGTTCAGGTATGTAAACAAGATGGTTTTGGGTAAAGATGGGAGCTTGCAGATTATAGATCAGTTGATCGAAGGCGAAGACCGTGTTCAGTCCAAGAGAGGGTCAAGGCGAATCTACGCGGCGAAATCTGTTAAGAGTTTTCCTTTTTACCTCTACTCTGACTCCTTGGAGCAAGAGGACAATACGTCTTTAGAGGTTGCGAATGTGACGATGGGGTTCAATGAGGAGAGAACGGAGAGTGATAAAGTGATGATGAGAACGTTTAAGAGTAAGGTGGAGAATAAGCAAGAAGGGCAAGGGGTTATGGTGGTGAAGAATAACTTAGTGGTGAATGGATATGGGGGGACACAGCAAGTTTATAAATATGTTGGAAGTGATCAATGTTACTTCAGGAACATTAGTAGCTTCAACTACGACATTTTGTATGACAAGGTTGAAGCTGTTTGCGAGGAGAATACACTGAAGATGCCCGAGCATCTAGCCAGACTAGAGACGTTGACCTCGCTCTTGCTGTGA
- the LOC103859599 gene encoding phosphoenolpyruvate carboxylase 3 gives MAGRNIEKMASIDAQLRQLAPAKVSEDDKLIEYDALLLDRFLDILQDLHGEDLRETVQELYELSAEYEGKREPKKLEELGKVLTSLDAGDSIVISKAFSHMLNLANLAEEVQIAYRRRIKKLKKGDFVDESSAATESDIEETFKRLVSDLGKSPEEIFDALKNQTVDLVLTAHPTQSVRRSLLQKHGRIRDCLAQLYAKDITPDDKHELDESLQREIQAAFRTDEIRRTPPTPQDEMRAGMSYFHETIWNGVPKFLRRVDTALKNIGIDERVPYNAPLIQFSSWMGGDRDGNPRVTPEVTRDVCLLARMMAANLYYNQIENLMFELSMWRCTDEFRAKADEIHRNSRKDAAKHYIEFWKTIPPTEPYRVILGDVRDKLYHTRERSRQLLSNGISDIPEEATFTNVEQFLEPLELCYRSLCSCGDRPIADGTLLDFLRQVSTFGLSLVRLDIRQESERHTDVLDAITKHLDGSSYRDWSEERRQEWLLSELSGKRPLFGPDLPKTEEIADVLDTFKVISELPSDCFGAYIISMATSPSDVLAVELLQRECHVKTPLRVVPLFEKLADLEAAPAAVSRLFSLDWYKNRINGKQEVMIGYSDSGKDAGRLSAAWELYKAQEELVKVAKKYGVKLTMFHGRGGTVGRGGGPTHLAILSQPPDTVNGSLRVTVQGEVIEQSFGEEHLCFRTLQRFTAATLEHGMNPPVSPKPEWRALLDAMAVVATEEYRSVVFQEPRFVEYFRLATPELEYGRMNIGSRPSKRKPSGGIESLRAIPWIFAWTQTRFHLPVWLGFGAAFKYAIKKDVRNLHMLQDMYKHWPFFRVTIDLIEMVFAKGDPGIAALYDKLLVSKDLWAFGEKLRTNFEETKNLILQTAGHKDLLEGDPYLKQRLRLRDSYITTLNVCQAYTLKRIRDQNYNVTLRPHISKEIMQSSKSAQELVKLNPTSEYAPGLEDTLILTMKGIAAGLQNTG, from the exons ATGGCGGGTCGGAACATAGAGAAGATGGCATCAATTGATGCGCAGCTACGACAACTGGCTCCCGCTAAAGTGAGTGAAGACGACAAGCTTATCGAGTACGATGCTCTTCTCCTCGACCGCTTCCTCGACATTCTCCAGGATCTTCACGGCGAGGATCTCCGTGAAACG GTTCAAGAGCTATACGAGCTATCTGCTGAGTATGAAGGCAAGCGTGAGCCTAAGAAGCTTGAGGAGCTAGGGAAAGTCCTCACCAGTTTGGACGCCGGTGACTCCATTGTTATCTCCAAGGCTTTCTCCCACATGCTCAACTTAGCAAACTTGGCTGAGGAGGTTCAGATTGCTTACCGCCGCAGGATCAAGAAACTCAAGAAAGGTGATTTCGTTGACGAGAGCTCTGCGGCTACTGAGTCTGATATCGAAGAGACTTTCAAGAGGCTTGTTTCTGATCTTGGTAAGTCTCCTGAAGAGATCTTTGATGCTTTGAAGAACCAGACTGTGGATTTGGTTTTGACTGCTCATCCTACTCAGTCTGTACGTAGATCTTTGCTTCAGAAGCACGGCAG gataAGAGACTGTCTTGCTCAGCTGTATGCTAAGGACATTACTCCTGATGACAAGCATGAGCTTGATGAGTCTCTGCAAAGAGAGATTCAAGCTGCATTCCGCACTGATGAGATAAGGAGAACACCTCCAACACCTCAAGATGAGATGAGAGCTGGAATGAGCTACTTCCATGAGACAATCTGGAACGGTGTCCCTAAGTTCCTTCGCCGTGTTGACACTGCTCTGAAAAACATTGGGATTGATGAACGTGTTCCTTACAATGCTCCATTGATTCAGTTCTCTTCTTGGATGGGGGGTGATCGTGATG GTAATCCGAGGGTCACGCCTGAGGTCACTAGAGATGTGTGCTTGTTAGCTAGAATGATGGCTGCCAATCTCTACTATAACCAAATCGAGAATCTGATGTTTGAG TTGTCTATGTGGCGTTGCACTGATGAGTTCCGAGCCAAGGCTGATGAAATCCACAGGAACTCAAGGAAAGATGCTGCAAAACATTACATAG AATTTTGGAAGACAATTCCTCCAACTGAGCCATACCGTGTGATCCTTGGTGATGTGAGGGACAAACTCTATCACACACGTGAGCGCTCTCGTCAATTGCTGAGTAACGGAATCTCAGACATCCCTGAAGAAGCTACTTTCACCAATGTGGAACAG TTCTTGGAGCCTCTTGAGCTATGTTACCGCTCACTATGTTCATGTGGTGACCGCCCAATAGCTGATGGAACCCTTCTTGATTTCTTGAGGCAAGTCTCCACCTTCGGACTCTCCCTTGTGAGGCTTGACATTAGGCAAGAGTCTGAACGCCACACTGATGTCTTGGACGCTATCACAAAACACTTGGACGGTTCCTCATACAGAGACTGGTCTGAAGAGCGTCGCCAAGAATGGCTTCTATCAGAACTAAGCGGCAAACGTCCACTTTTTGGACCAGATCTTCCCAAAACCGAAGAAATCGCTGATGTTCTTGACACATTCAAAGTCATATCCGAACTGCCTTCGGATTGCTTTGGAGCTTACATTATTTCCATGGCGACCTCACCTAGCGATGTCCTTGCCGTTGAGCTTCTACAGCGCGAGTGCCACGTGAAAACGCCGCTTAGAGTTGTTCCTCTCTTTGAAAAGCTAGCTGATCTCGAAGCAGCTCCTGCAGCTGTTTCAAGACTCTTTTCGCTAGACTGGTACAAGAACCGTATTAACGGTAAACAAGAGGTTATGATTGGTTACTCAGACTCAGGGAAAGATGCTGGGCGTCTCTCAGCTGCTTGGGAGCTGTACAAAGCTCAAGAAGAGCTTGTGAAAGTTGCTAAGAAGTACGGAGTGAAGCTGACTATGTTCCATGGCCGTGGCGGCACTGTCGGAAGAGGAGGTGGTCCCACACATCTTGCTATATTGTCTCAGCCACCGGATACAGTTAATGGTTCGCTGAGAGTGACGGTTCAAGGTGAAGTCATTGAGCAATCGTTTGGAGAGGAACACTTGTGCTTTAGAACACTTCAGCGTTTCACAGCTGCTACTCTTGAGCATGGGATGAACCCTCCTGTTTCGCCAAAACCTGAGTGGCGTGCGTTGCTAGATGCAATGGCTGTTGTTGCTACTGAGGAATACCGATCTGTGGTATTCCAAGAACCTCGATTTGTCGAGTACTTCCGCCTT GCAACACCTGAGCTAGAGTATGGACGTATGAACATTGGAAGCAGACCTTCAAAAAGAAAGCCAAGCGGTGGGATTGAGTCTCTACGTGCAATCCCATGGATCTTTGCTTGGACTCAAACCAGATTCCATCTTCCTGTATGGCTAGGATTCGGAGCAGCATTCAAGTATGCAATCAAGAAGGATGTGAGGAACCTCCACATGCTGCAAGATATGTACAAACACTGGCCGTTTTTCCGAGTCACCATTGACCTTATTGAAATGGTGTTCGCCAAGGGAGACCCTGGGATCGCTGCATTGTACGACAAACTTCTTGTGTCAAAAGATCTATGGGCCTTTGGAGAGAAACTGAGAACCAACTTTGAAGAAACCAAGAACCTCATTCTCCAG ACTGCTGGACACAAAGACCTTCTTGAAGGAGACCCTTACTTGAAACAGAGGCTTAGGTTGCGTGACTCTTACATTACTACTCTCAATGTCTGTCAAGCCTACACATTGAAGAGAATCCGTGATCAAAACTACAATGTGACTCTGCGACCACACATTTCTAAAGAGATCATGCAGTCGAGCAAATCAGCACAAGAGCTCGTCAAGCTTAACCCTACGAGTGAGTACGCGCCTGGACTTGAGGACACGCTCATCTTGACCATGAAGGGTATTGCCGCAGGATTGCAAAACACCGGTTAA
- the LOC103859597 gene encoding polynucleotide 3'-phosphatase ZDP isoform X2, with translation MVLASFVSRHSHSLPPLIIHHSNLFLRQRGRNHLSHRYIWTTTPNNISPEKMPIVAEYAKSNRSSCKACSKSIASKTLRLGLISKGPGGFDMTRWHHLNCFPTESESIASVDDIKGVSALEKDDQDALAKLVEQCGDPAKEVDEKVEEIEHLATDDLSGEKIKETKGSSKVIAEYAKSSRSSCKKCSQTIAAKELRLGLVTRDSREFDMTKWHHRGCFPVESDPIDSVEDIGGFSSLQSGDQDALKELVQQCENKTLLTEETNKRKHSQVGEMVEKDEVHTNTSQPTTRKPKMNTSESTSQVVAEVEISLSASDVKEKYRDASLLPKWKAFETVIFLERDDGLNDSEKIAAFDFDGCLTKTSVKIVGADAWSLMYPSIPEKLQSLHSQGYKLVIFTNESNIDRWKNKRQAAVDSKIGRLNSFIKRVEVPVQVFIACGVASSGGKDDLYRKPKAGMWQLMKKHFNSGIEIDMDKSFYVGDAAGRKGDHSDADIKFAQANGLKFYTPEEYFIS, from the exons ATGGTTTTAGCCTCCTTCGTCTCTCGCCACTCTCACTCTCTCCCTCCTTTGATCATCCATCACTCCAATCTCTTTCTCCGTCAACGAGGACGAAACCATCTCTCCCACCGTTACATTTGGACAACAACTCCGAACAATATTTCACCGGAGAAAATGCCGATCGTAGCCGAGTACGCGAAGTCGAACCGATCTTCCTGCAAGGCATGCTCGAAGTCAATCGCCTCGAAAACCCTTAGATTAGGATTGATTAGCAAGGGACCTGGCGGGTTCGACATGACCAGATGGCATCATTTGAATTGTTTCCCTACCGAATCGGAGTCGATTGCTTCCGTCGACGATATCAAAGGAGTATCCGCTTTGGAG AAAGATGATCAAGATGCGTTGGCTAAATTGGTGGAACAGTGTGGTGACCCTGCTAAAGAA GTCGATGAGAAGGTGGAAGAGATTGAACATCTCGCAACAGATGATTTAAGTGGGGAGAAGATTAAGGAGACGAAAGGTTCTTCAAAAGTTATTGCTGAGTACGCGAAATCAAGCAGGTCATCGTGCAAGAAGTGCTCTCAGACTATTGCTGCAAAGGAACTGAGATTGGGGCTGGTGACCAGAGACTCTAGGGAATTCGATATGACAAAGTGGCATCACCGGGGCTGTTTCCCCGTTGAATCAGATCCGATTGATTCTGTAGAGGACATTGGTGGATTTTCATCACTGCAG AGTGGTGATCAGGATGCATTAAAGGAGTTGGTCCAACAATGCGAGAACAAGACCTTG CTGACGGAGGAGACAAACAAGAGAAAACATTCTCAG GTTGGGGAAATGGTGGAAAAAGATGAAGTGCATACCAACACGAGCCAACCTACTACTAGAAAACCTAAG ATGAACACCAGTGAGTCAACTTCTCAGGTCGTAGCTGAAGTAGAAATCTCTCTTTCTGCATCTGATGTGAAGGAAAAGTACAGG GATGCCAGTCTATTGCCGAAGTGGAAAGCGTTTGAGACTGTAATATTCCTTGAGCGG GATGATGGTCTTAATGATTCAGAGAAGATAGCTGCATTTGATTTTGATGGATGCCTAACAAAAACATCCGTGAAAAT TGTAGGTGCAGATGCATGGTCTCTTATGTATCCTTCTATACCTGAGAAACTACAAAGTCTTCATAGTCAAGGCTACAAGCTG GTTATTTTCACGAATGAGTCCAACATTGATCGGTGGAAGAACAAAAGACAAGCTGCTGTGGACTCGAAAATTGGACGCCTCAACAGTTTTATCAAGCGCGTGGAGGTCCCTGTTCAG GTGTTTATAGCCTGTGGAGTCGCAAGTTCTGGTGGTAAAGATGACCTTTACCGCAAACCCAAGGCTGGAATGTGGCAACTCATGAAGAAACACTTTAACTCTGGAATTGAAATTGATATGGATAA ATCGTTCTACGTTGGGGATGCAGCCGGAAGAAAAGGCGATCACAGCGACGCAGATATAAAATTTGCACAG GCAAATGGATTGAAGTTTTACACCCCAGAGGAGTACTTTATCTCTTGA